Proteins encoded together in one Chloroflexota bacterium window:
- a CDS encoding M42 family metallopeptidase produces the protein MDSYALLEKLCNVPGIPGFEDEVRETIIELVTPLVEDVKVDTLGNVIATRHGRSNFKLMLDAHMDEIGFMVQHIDGDGFIRFTPIGGWDPRLLPSHALTIITRERRRIEGVIGTKPPHILKPAEREKVIQIEEMFLDIGVTSRQAVLDLGVRVGDPMVIMYPARRIGNDTIMAKALDDRAGCAVVIRTLEALHVKTIDATIIAAFVIAEERGLIGARAASFSIAPDMAIALEGTVAADSPGIPPQGQPTVQGQGPAITVADGGFVVPRKMVIALEQAAEANGIPYQTKVPPYGGTDASAIHTSRGGVLTGVVSVPCRYIHSPFSTCRLSDFDNTWKLLAAFCSGATEVK, from the coding sequence GTGGATTCCTACGCTCTGCTGGAAAAGTTGTGCAACGTGCCGGGCATTCCCGGCTTTGAAGACGAAGTGCGCGAAACAATCATCGAGCTTGTCACGCCGCTGGTGGAGGACGTGAAGGTGGACACGCTGGGAAACGTCATCGCAACGCGCCACGGCCGCTCCAATTTCAAGCTGATGCTCGACGCGCATATGGACGAGATTGGCTTCATGGTGCAGCACATCGATGGCGACGGCTTCATCCGCTTCACGCCGATCGGCGGCTGGGACCCGCGCCTGCTGCCCAGTCACGCGCTGACGATTATAACACGCGAGCGCCGCCGCATCGAAGGCGTGATCGGCACCAAGCCGCCGCACATCCTGAAACCGGCCGAGCGCGAGAAGGTCATCCAGATCGAGGAGATGTTCCTCGACATCGGCGTCACGTCGCGCCAGGCGGTGCTCGATCTGGGCGTGCGCGTCGGCGATCCGATGGTCATCATGTACCCAGCGCGCCGGATCGGGAACGATACTATCATGGCGAAAGCGCTGGACGACCGCGCCGGCTGCGCGGTCGTCATCAGGACGCTCGAAGCGCTGCATGTCAAGACGATTGACGCTACGATCATTGCGGCGTTCGTCATTGCCGAAGAACGGGGATTGATCGGCGCGCGCGCGGCGTCGTTCAGCATCGCGCCGGATATGGCAATCGCCCTCGAAGGGACAGTGGCGGCCGACTCGCCCGGCATCCCGCCGCAGGGTCAGCCGACCGTGCAGGGACAGGGGCCGGCGATCACGGTCGCGGACGGCGGCTTTGTGGTTCCGCGCAAAATGGTCATAGCACTGGAACAGGCCGCCGAGGCCAACGGCATCCCGTACCAAACGAAAGTACCGCCGTACGGCGGCACCGACGCCAGCGCGATTCACACTTCGCGCGGCGGCGTATTGACCGGCGTCGTCTCCGTGCCGTGCCGATACATCCATTCGCCGTTCAGCACCTGCCGGTTGTCCGACTTCGACAACACGTGGAAGCTGCTCGCGGCGTTCTGCAGCGGGGCGACCGAAGTTAAGTAG
- a CDS encoding isoaspartyl peptidase/L-asparaginase produces the protein MPITLIVHAGAWEIPDDEVDAHVNACRNALAAGWRLLQAGASAVDAAQAAVVVLEDDPALDAGIGSVLTADGTVELDAGIMRGEDLQCGAVATLTRVRNPIILAREVMHSPQILLTGSGAEAFAVSRGIELVDPSILIVEREQKLYEEWKRGQLKPAQSGEHKHDTVGAVAMDAAGHIVAAVSTGGTAFSPAGRVGDVPQVGCGFYADDAVAGAVCTGHGESISRVVLAKTAVDQVGAGATAAEAARQAIALMTQKVNGTGGIIMIDRDGRPGLAHSTSRMAYGYITAGMPAGTFGVMAP, from the coding sequence ATGCCAATTACACTGATCGTCCATGCCGGCGCATGGGAGATTCCCGATGACGAAGTCGACGCGCACGTCAACGCCTGCCGCAACGCACTGGCGGCCGGCTGGCGACTGCTGCAGGCCGGCGCATCGGCTGTCGACGCGGCACAGGCGGCCGTCGTCGTCCTGGAAGACGACCCGGCGCTGGACGCCGGCATCGGCTCGGTGCTGACCGCCGACGGGACCGTCGAGCTCGACGCCGGCATCATGCGCGGCGAAGACTTGCAGTGTGGGGCGGTCGCCACGCTCACGCGAGTCCGGAACCCGATCATCCTTGCCCGCGAGGTCATGCATAGCCCACAGATCCTGCTAACCGGCAGCGGCGCGGAAGCGTTCGCGGTCTCGCGCGGCATCGAACTGGTCGATCCGTCGATCCTCATTGTGGAACGCGAGCAGAAGCTCTATGAGGAGTGGAAACGGGGGCAGCTCAAGCCAGCGCAATCCGGCGAACATAAACATGACACGGTGGGTGCCGTGGCCATGGACGCCGCCGGTCATATTGTGGCGGCCGTCTCGACCGGCGGCACCGCATTCTCGCCAGCCGGGCGTGTCGGCGACGTGCCACAGGTTGGCTGCGGTTTCTACGCTGACGATGCGGTTGCAGGCGCCGTCTGTACCGGCCACGGCGAGTCGATCTCGCGGGTCGTGCTCGCCAAGACCGCCGTCGACCAGGTCGGTGCGGGCGCGACGGCGGCGGAAGCCGCCCGCCAGGCCATCGCGCTGATGACCCAGAAGGTCAATGGCACCGGCGGCATTATCATGATCGACCGAGACGGGCGCCCCGGCCTCGCGCACAGCACGTCGCGCATGGCCTACGGCTACATCACGGCCGGCATGCCGGCCGGTACGTTCGGCGTCATGGCGCCGTAG
- a CDS encoding Hsp20/alpha crystallin family protein yields the protein MPTNTVIRWDPMSDVVSLRDAMDRLFEDSFIQPRFMGTIREGFGQLPVDVVESDNDVVVKASVPGIKPEDLDITVVGDTLTIKGEIKAQTKEEKTNFLLRERRWGMFQRTLTLPVEVQADRARAEFEHGVLTLTLPKVEEIKPKQIKVSLKA from the coding sequence ATGCCTACAAACACTGTTATTCGCTGGGATCCGATGAGCGATGTTGTCTCGCTGCGCGACGCCATGGACCGCCTGTTCGAGGATTCGTTCATTCAGCCGCGCTTCATGGGCACGATCCGCGAGGGCTTCGGCCAGTTGCCAGTGGACGTGGTCGAAAGCGACAACGACGTGGTCGTCAAGGCGTCTGTGCCGGGTATCAAGCCGGAAGATCTCGATATCACCGTCGTTGGTGACACGTTGACGATCAAGGGCGAGATCAAGGCGCAGACGAAGGAAGAGAAGACGAACTTTCTGCTGCGCGAGCGGCGCTGGGGCATGTTCCAGCGAACGCTGACGCTGCCGGTCGAAGTGCAGGCCGACAGGGCGCGCGCCGAGTTCGAGCACGGCGTGCTGACCCTCACCTTGCCGAAGGTCGAGGAGATCAAGCCGAAGCAGATCAAGGTCAGCTTGAAGGCCTGA
- a CDS encoding aminotransferase class V-fold PLP-dependent enzyme yields MSNANPVTLSNVREREFPIVQEYTYLNTAAMAPLPNRTVAAIAQTAQIKQYPGTERYRAVPAPEEAARAKLARLINASPDDIIFTSNTSHGMNIAAMGIDWRAGDNVVVPQSEFPSLAHIWNHLRQIDVEVRWVAWSGVGPSVDQIMERVDGRTRAVSCSAIKWDTGYFIDLESLGRRCAERNVLFIVDGIQVIGAQPVDVKAARISALSTHGYKWLMAGHGIGALYVAPEAIDRIRPRYVGYTGFAGDGMSFNADAEFKPGAARYGMGGGNRLGQAALLASLTLIEEIGVNTISEHNAALSEALADGLSRKGVRIVSPTEPERRTAITVFTLGSREQDAAFVDALEQKRISVSLRPLGVRISPNFYNTEAEIKVLLDAMPG; encoded by the coding sequence ATGTCAAACGCCAATCCCGTAACGTTGTCGAACGTCCGCGAGCGCGAGTTCCCGATCGTGCAGGAGTACACCTACCTCAATACCGCCGCCATGGCGCCGCTGCCGAACCGCACGGTAGCCGCCATTGCGCAGACGGCGCAGATCAAACAGTATCCCGGGACGGAACGCTACCGCGCCGTGCCCGCGCCCGAAGAGGCGGCGCGCGCGAAGCTGGCGCGCCTGATCAACGCCAGCCCGGACGACATCATCTTCACGAGCAACACGTCGCACGGCATGAACATCGCGGCGATGGGCATCGACTGGCGCGCCGGCGACAACGTCGTCGTGCCGCAGAGCGAGTTCCCGTCGCTGGCGCACATCTGGAACCACCTGCGGCAGATCGACGTCGAGGTGCGCTGGGTGGCCTGGAGCGGCGTCGGCCCGAGCGTGGACCAGATTATGGAGCGCGTCGACGGCCGCACGCGGGCGGTGTCGTGCAGCGCGATCAAGTGGGACACCGGCTACTTCATCGACTTGGAATCGCTCGGCCGCCGCTGCGCCGAGCGGAACGTGCTGTTCATCGTTGACGGCATCCAGGTGATCGGCGCGCAGCCGGTGGACGTCAAGGCCGCGCGCATTTCTGCTCTGTCGACGCACGGCTACAAGTGGCTGATGGCTGGGCACGGCATCGGCGCGCTGTATGTTGCGCCCGAGGCGATCGACCGCATCCGCCCGCGCTATGTCGGCTACACCGGCTTCGCCGGCGACGGCATGTCGTTCAATGCCGACGCGGAGTTCAAGCCGGGCGCGGCGCGCTACGGCATGGGCGGCGGCAACCGGCTGGGGCAGGCGGCGCTGCTGGCGTCGCTCACGCTGATCGAGGAGATCGGCGTCAACACAATCTCCGAGCACAACGCCGCGCTGTCGGAAGCGCTGGCGGATGGCCTCAGCCGCAAGGGCGTGCGGATCGTCAGCCCGACCGAGCCGGAGCGCCGTACGGCGATCACCGTTTTCACGCTCGGCAGTCGCGAGCAAGACGCCGCCTTCGTCGATGCGCTGGAGCAGAAACGGATCAGCGTGTCGCTGCGGCCGCTCGGCGTGCGTATTTCGCCGAACTTCTACAACACCGAGGCGGAGATCAAAGTGCTGCTGGACGCCATGCCCGGCTAG
- a CDS encoding response regulator transcription factor, translating to MSTESDKKLILVADDEPRMTRFVRMNLELEGYRVVEARNGLEALQHVKDDLPDLVVLDVNMPELDGFETLKILRQTSTVPVIIVTVKSDEDDRIRGLELGADDYVTKPFSPRELASRIRAVLRRTQAAAPTEKNEIVIDDGLTIDFKKREVVVRGERIKLRPTEYRLLYHLVSNAGYVMTHDMLLAKVWGHEYRDESQYVRLYINYLRQKIEPDPSNPKYILTEHGVGYRFVDFKHKP from the coding sequence ATGAGCACGGAAAGCGACAAGAAACTGATCCTGGTGGCAGACGACGAGCCGCGCATGACGCGCTTCGTGCGCATGAACCTGGAACTGGAAGGCTATCGCGTGGTTGAAGCGCGCAATGGCCTCGAGGCGCTGCAGCACGTCAAGGACGATCTGCCCGATCTAGTCGTGCTCGACGTGAACATGCCGGAGCTTGACGGCTTCGAGACGCTAAAGATTTTGCGCCAGACCAGCACGGTGCCGGTCATCATCGTGACGGTCAAATCGGACGAGGACGACCGCATCCGTGGACTGGAACTCGGCGCGGACGACTACGTGACCAAGCCGTTCAGCCCGCGCGAACTGGCCAGCCGTATACGCGCCGTGCTGCGGCGCACGCAGGCCGCCGCGCCGACCGAGAAAAACGAGATCGTCATCGACGACGGCCTGACGATTGACTTCAAGAAGCGCGAGGTTGTCGTGCGCGGCGAGCGCATCAAACTGCGTCCGACCGAATACCGCCTGCTGTATCACCTGGTCAGCAACGCCGGGTACGTCATGACGCACGACATGCTGCTGGCCAAGGTCTGGGGCCACGAATACCGCGATGAGTCGCAGTATGTGCGGCTCTATATCAATTACCTGCGGCAGAAGATCGAGCCGGACCCGTCCAACCCGAAATACATACTGACCGAGCATGGCGTGGGCTATCGCTTTGTGGATTTCAAGCACAAGCCGTAG
- a CDS encoding PAS domain S-box protein: protein MSASNRVRSHELRQRDYLLQISRALTAQLDLEEVLRLVITHAVEMVDGHMGMIALRDENERAFRIAASYGLPQTLLPRLRPFLNGLPAEFQPEHWRIPDLQVKLGLMAAELGIGLRQVVSLPLSVSDALTGVIYIFRSSGAAFSANDREVLQSFADQAAIAVRNARLYQTAVSEKQRLDALIDSSADGVLILDRTGRIEIFSRAVSELTGCPQDVALGRPCTEVLAIYNEQGVNLCAGVCPLLDPNQRSRASLDGTILRPDGRRVAVSITYSPIYDAAGYRVNTVANIRDITRAREAEELKSTLLSVISHELKTPVALIKGYAGTLRREDANWDRETLSQSLEIIEEESDRLNKLIDNLLEASRIQAGGLKLRFGYVRLDRLARKVAGEFRTQSAKHTIVEDFPEELPPVLGDEERLRQVVGNLLSNAIKYSPSGGTITVGGRADAGEVRLFVSDQGIGIAPGEQAKIFEHFYRVDNASTRKTQGAGLGLFLVKAVVEAHGGHIWVDSTLGKGSTFNVTLPRR, encoded by the coding sequence ATGAGCGCGTCGAACCGCGTGCGTAGTCATGAACTGCGCCAGCGGGACTATCTGCTTCAAATCAGCCGGGCCTTGACAGCACAGCTCGATCTCGAGGAGGTCCTGCGCCTGGTCATCACCCATGCGGTCGAAATGGTCGATGGGCACATGGGCATGATCGCGCTGCGCGATGAAAACGAGCGCGCGTTCCGCATTGCGGCGTCGTACGGCCTGCCGCAGACGCTGCTGCCCCGGCTGCGCCCGTTCCTGAATGGGCTGCCCGCCGAGTTCCAACCCGAGCATTGGCGCATCCCCGACTTGCAGGTCAAGCTCGGGCTGATGGCGGCGGAACTGGGCATCGGCCTGCGGCAGGTCGTTTCCCTGCCGCTCTCGGTCTCCGATGCGCTGACCGGTGTGATTTACATCTTCCGCTCGAGCGGCGCCGCCTTTTCGGCAAACGACCGCGAGGTGCTGCAGTCGTTTGCGGACCAGGCCGCGATCGCGGTGCGTAACGCGCGGCTGTACCAGACGGCCGTCTCTGAGAAACAGCGGCTCGATGCGCTGATTGATAGCAGCGCCGACGGCGTGTTGATCCTCGACCGTACCGGGCGCATCGAGATCTTCAGCCGCGCCGTGAGCGAGCTGACCGGCTGCCCGCAGGACGTTGCGCTGGGACGCCCCTGCACCGAGGTGCTGGCGATCTACAACGAGCAGGGCGTCAACCTGTGCGCGGGCGTCTGCCCGCTACTCGACCCGAACCAGCGCAGCCGCGCTTCGCTGGACGGCACCATCTTGCGGCCCGACGGCCGGCGCGTGGCCGTCAGCATCACATACTCGCCGATCTATGACGCGGCGGGCTATCGCGTCAACACCGTCGCGAATATCCGAGACATCACCCGCGCGCGCGAGGCGGAGGAACTGAAGTCCACGTTGTTGTCGGTGATCTCGCACGAATTGAAGACCCCGGTCGCCTTGATCAAAGGCTATGCCGGCACGCTGCGGCGCGAGGACGCCAACTGGGACCGCGAGACGCTGAGCCAGTCGCTCGAGATCATCGAGGAAGAGTCCGACCGGCTGAATAAATTGATCGACAATTTGCTGGAGGCGTCGCGCATTCAGGCGGGCGGGCTCAAGCTGCGCTTCGGCTACGTGCGCTTGGACCGACTGGCGCGCAAGGTGGCGGGAGAGTTCCGCACGCAGTCGGCGAAGCACACCATTGTCGAAGACTTTCCCGAGGAGCTGCCGCCGGTGCTTGGCGATGAAGAGCGTTTGCGGCAGGTGGTCGGCAATCTGCTGTCCAACGCGATCAAGTACTCGCCCAGCGGCGGCACGATTACCGTTGGCGGCCGCGCGGATGCGGGCGAGGTGCGCCTGTTCGTCAGCGACCAGGGCATCGGCATCGCCCCCGGCGAGCAGGCGAAGATTTTCGAGCACTTCTACCGAGTGGACAATGCTTCGACGCGCAAGACGCAGGGCGCGGGGCTGGGGCTTTTCCTGGTCAAGGCGGTCGTCGAGGCGCACGGCGGGCATATCTGGGTTGACAGCACGCTGGGCAAGGGCAGCACGTTCAATGTAACGTTACCGCGGCGGTGA
- a CDS encoding thioredoxin domain-containing protein has protein sequence MLETEPQIVKAYVQTGRVKLMFRHLLDFGAPSLLASEAAECAGDQGKFWAMHELLYQRQDKTYAGSVAVFQQWATDDLKLDSAGFGACMNSHTHKAKIEQMAAAARSTDGVRVRPTYDINGSRLQGALRFPDFQKVIDAVR, from the coding sequence GTGCTAGAGACTGAGCCGCAGATTGTCAAGGCGTATGTACAAACCGGACGCGTCAAACTGATGTTTCGCCACCTACTCGACTTCGGCGCGCCCTCGCTGCTGGCATCCGAGGCGGCCGAGTGCGCGGGCGACCAGGGCAAATTCTGGGCCATGCACGAGTTGCTGTACCAGCGGCAAGACAAGACGTATGCGGGCAGCGTGGCCGTGTTCCAGCAATGGGCCACAGACGATCTCAAACTAGACAGCGCGGGGTTTGGCGCGTGCATGAACAGCCACACACACAAGGCCAAGATTGAGCAGATGGCCGCTGCCGCGCGTTCGACCGACGGTGTGCGGGTGCGGCCAACGTACGACATCAACGGCTCGCGACTGCAAGGCGCGCTGCGCTTCCCGGATTTCCAGAAGGTGATCGACGCCGTTCGCTAA
- a CDS encoding PIG-L family deacetylase gives MHPSLKRILNIAAHPDDIEFSTSGTMARWAREGRDVFFCLVTSGSAGTNEHTPHNDGLVPIRERETLEAARILGAKDVVFLRYQDGVVEPSLMLRRDLTRIIRRLKPDVVVTADPTVRWFGHGYLNHPDHRAVASAALDAVFPSAETRYIFPELLAEGLEPHKVREVFINFGNPPDTWIDIGDTIDLKCAALRAHASQIGPGEWIDKNMREWAEREGAGTGIAMSESYRRMIFWDEKAAEVLDRQTGELEDVKDLVQENISN, from the coding sequence CTGCACCCATCGCTCAAACGCATCCTCAATATCGCCGCGCACCCGGACGACATCGAATTCAGCACGTCGGGCACCATGGCGCGCTGGGCGCGCGAGGGCCGCGACGTCTTCTTCTGCCTCGTCACCAGCGGCAGCGCCGGCACCAACGAGCACACGCCACACAACGACGGGCTGGTGCCGATCCGCGAGCGCGAAACGTTGGAAGCCGCGCGCATCCTGGGCGCGAAAGATGTTGTGTTCCTGCGCTACCAGGACGGCGTGGTCGAGCCGAGCCTGATGCTTCGCCGCGACCTGACACGCATCATCCGGCGGCTGAAGCCCGACGTGGTCGTTACCGCCGACCCGACCGTACGTTGGTTTGGCCATGGCTACCTGAACCACCCGGATCATCGCGCCGTGGCCAGCGCCGCGCTGGACGCCGTGTTTCCCTCCGCCGAAACGCGCTACATCTTCCCTGAACTGCTGGCCGAGGGACTGGAACCGCACAAGGTCCGCGAGGTGTTTATCAACTTCGGCAACCCGCCCGACACCTGGATCGATATCGGCGACACGATCGATCTGAAGTGCGCCGCGCTGCGCGCGCACGCGTCGCAGATCGGACCGGGCGAGTGGATCGACAAGAACATGCGCGAGTGGGCCGAGCGCGAAGGCGCCGGGACCGGCATTGCCATGTCGGAATCGTACCGGCGTATGATTTTCTGGGACGAGAAGGCAGCCGAGGTGCTCGACCGGCAGACCGGCGAACTCGAAGACGTCAAGGATCTGGTGCAGGAGAACATATCGAACTGA
- a CDS encoding YdcF family protein, with protein MIGRLFRWAMLIMVIAAGTSAGVTTYVQQAYGGLAAASPRELPRSGAPRVAIVFGAGLWANGTPTPILYDRVATAVELYKLGAVRTLLMSGDDSTPGHDEPSAMVKSALSLGVPRAALVADGAGLRTYDTCMRARTVYGVSRAVVVTQQFHIARAIFTCSQLGIDTVGVDADRRDYRPESYAWWTLREYPSTLLAYLETNLLRPAVASGARQPLP; from the coding sequence ATGATCGGACGGCTGTTCCGCTGGGCCATGCTGATCATGGTGATTGCGGCCGGGACATCGGCAGGAGTGACCACCTACGTGCAGCAGGCGTACGGCGGCCTGGCCGCGGCGTCGCCACGTGAACTGCCGCGCAGCGGCGCACCGCGCGTGGCGATCGTGTTCGGCGCAGGACTGTGGGCCAACGGCACGCCAACGCCGATACTGTACGATCGCGTGGCGACCGCCGTCGAGCTCTACAAGCTCGGCGCGGTCCGCACGCTGCTGATGTCCGGCGACGACAGCACGCCGGGGCACGACGAGCCGAGCGCCATGGTGAAATCGGCCCTCTCGCTCGGCGTACCGCGCGCGGCGCTCGTGGCCGACGGCGCCGGGCTGCGCACGTACGATACCTGCATGCGCGCCCGGACCGTGTATGGCGTCTCGCGCGCCGTCGTCGTCACGCAACAGTTCCACATCGCCCGCGCCATCTTCACTTGCAGCCAGCTGGGGATCGACACCGTCGGCGTGGACGCCGACCGGCGCGACTACCGGCCGGAGAGCTACGCCTGGTGGACGCTGCGTGAGTACCCCTCGACGCTGCTGGCCTACCTGGAAACCAATCTGCTGCGCCCGGCTGTGGCGAGCGGGGCGCGGCAGCCGCTCCCGTAA
- a CDS encoding zinc ribbon domain-containing protein — MDQRTYHGKLTPDELASAVVAAFDQGNRRAQKVGSGERVMVQIATREWSGSGGQAALAVTIQRIEGGVTVSLGQHEWLGAAASILQTGVMALLNPITLLNRIDDVAQDVSSFSLPTQVWDVVEKYCRSVGAAMAMSERLQSVACPYCGVTNKVGDGKCSACGGPLGAAQPRLCPKCGNVMGPTSKFCDVCGSPLK, encoded by the coding sequence ATGGATCAACGAACCTATCACGGAAAACTCACGCCGGACGAACTCGCTTCGGCGGTCGTCGCCGCGTTCGACCAGGGCAACCGCCGCGCGCAGAAAGTCGGCAGTGGCGAGCGCGTGATGGTGCAGATCGCCACGCGCGAATGGAGCGGCAGCGGCGGACAGGCCGCGCTGGCCGTCACGATCCAGCGCATCGAGGGCGGCGTCACCGTCTCGCTCGGGCAGCACGAGTGGCTCGGCGCGGCCGCCAGCATCCTGCAGACCGGTGTGATGGCGCTCCTGAACCCGATCACTCTGCTCAACCGCATCGACGATGTGGCGCAGGACGTGAGCTCGTTCTCCCTGCCGACCCAGGTCTGGGACGTGGTCGAAAAATACTGCCGCAGCGTCGGCGCGGCCATGGCGATGTCGGAGCGTCTGCAGTCGGTCGCCTGCCCGTACTGCGGCGTCACGAACAAGGTCGGCGACGGCAAATGCTCGGCGTGCGGCGGTCCACTCGGCGCCGCACAGCCGCGCCTCTGCCCGAAGTGCGGCAACGTGATGGGCCCCACGTCGAAGTTCTGCGACGTGTGCGGGTCGCCGCTCAAATAG
- the truD gene encoding tRNA pseudouridine(13) synthase TruD, producing MRFKAQPGDFVVSERLRQPPAASGGFALLRVRKRGLTTLDVQNRLAAKLGIANQHIVFPGLKDKDAVTTQYATVALGPARLGRAEQVAWPSVVSSDSEFSVEFAGYRERALQATDLAGNTFTLVVRDLGLEEAQRLAPRLAQLTEFGLPNYFDEQRFGSYTGESGFIGKHIMRRDAEAAVKTYLSEKMVGDPERVRVFKEFAAAHWGDWPALMEKAPKPSNFRSVLTYLKDHPQDGWRKALNLIPANLLALYLSAYQSWLWNLIVARYLQTELAGASFALSSIRVAGQDLPVYRNLPESLRAKLERLLVPLPNHQARWPDPALDAAATAVLAAERLMLNDFKARILKRAFVSRSTRPLVVRPADARAGSPENDELARRRWKATVEFTLPPGSYATIVLKAVAA from the coding sequence ATGCGATTCAAGGCACAGCCCGGCGACTTTGTCGTCAGCGAGCGACTACGCCAGCCGCCTGCCGCATCAGGCGGCTTTGCGCTTCTACGCGTGCGCAAACGCGGGTTGACCACACTCGACGTGCAGAACCGGCTGGCGGCCAAGCTCGGCATCGCGAACCAGCACATCGTGTTCCCGGGGCTCAAGGACAAGGACGCCGTCACCACGCAGTACGCGACCGTCGCGCTTGGGCCGGCGCGCCTGGGGCGCGCGGAACAGGTCGCGTGGCCGTCGGTGGTATCCAGCGACAGCGAGTTCAGCGTTGAGTTCGCCGGCTATCGAGAGCGCGCGCTGCAGGCGACCGACCTGGCCGGCAACACATTCACGCTAGTCGTCCGCGATCTGGGGCTGGAAGAGGCGCAGCGGCTGGCGCCGCGCCTGGCTCAACTGACGGAGTTTGGCCTGCCGAACTACTTCGACGAGCAGCGCTTCGGATCGTACACCGGTGAGTCCGGCTTCATCGGCAAGCATATCATGCGCCGCGATGCCGAAGCGGCGGTCAAGACGTATCTCAGCGAGAAGATGGTCGGCGATCCCGAGCGCGTGCGCGTCTTCAAGGAGTTCGCCGCCGCGCACTGGGGCGATTGGCCGGCCCTGATGGAGAAAGCGCCGAAGCCATCCAACTTCCGCAGTGTGCTGACCTATCTGAAAGACCATCCGCAGGACGGCTGGCGCAAAGCGCTCAACTTGATTCCAGCTAACCTGCTGGCGCTATATCTGTCGGCGTATCAATCGTGGCTCTGGAACCTGATTGTCGCGCGCTATTTGCAGACGGAGTTGGCCGGGGCCTCGTTCGCACTGTCCAGCATCCGCGTGGCCGGCCAGGACCTGCCGGTCTACCGCAATCTGCCGGAGAGCCTGCGCGCGAAGCTAGAGCGACTGCTCGTGCCGCTACCCAACCACCAGGCGCGCTGGCCGGACCCGGCGCTCGACGCTGCAGCGACTGCCGTGCTCGCGGCCGAACGGCTGATGCTAAACGACTTCAAGGCACGCATTCTGAAACGCGCGTTTGTCTCGCGCTCGACGCGGCCGCTGGTCGTGCGCCCCGCCGATGCACGCGCCGGCAGCCCTGAAAACGACGAACTGGCCCGGCGCCGCTGGAAGGCGACCGTTGAGTTCACACTGCCGCCAGGCAGCTACGCCACGATCGTGCTCAAGGCTGTTGCGGCATAG
- a CDS encoding polysaccharide deacetylase, translated as MAFPIMLTFDLDAESGALASDPSNATRPGVLSIGQYGPRVGVHRLLRLLAAEGILVTFFVPGWVVDRYPAAIEAIVKAGHEIGHHGYTHTPPAQFPDRAAEEAELVKGLESIVRATGQRPTGYRSPSWDFSPHTLSLLEQYSFQYSSNLMDDDAAYRHTLDGKPTNLVELPIQWMNDDAPFFLFRPGSQRPIQPASHAFEIWTEELAALHDEPGKLFVLTMHPQLSGRPSRVRMLRRFIAFARSLGHVEFRRCGDVAAEIVRS; from the coding sequence ATGGCATTCCCGATCATGCTCACGTTCGATCTAGACGCCGAATCCGGCGCGCTGGCGTCCGATCCGAGTAACGCAACCCGACCGGGCGTGCTGTCGATCGGCCAGTACGGTCCGCGCGTGGGCGTACATCGCCTTCTGCGCCTGCTGGCGGCCGAGGGCATCCTGGTGACCTTCTTCGTGCCGGGCTGGGTGGTGGATCGGTACCCGGCCGCTATCGAGGCGATCGTCAAGGCCGGCCACGAGATCGGCCATCACGGCTATACGCACACGCCGCCGGCACAATTCCCCGATCGCGCCGCCGAGGAAGCCGAGTTGGTCAAGGGTCTGGAGTCGATCGTGCGCGCCACCGGTCAGCGGCCAACCGGTTACCGGTCGCCCTCGTGGGACTTCTCGCCGCACACATTGTCACTGCTGGAGCAGTACAGCTTTCAGTATTCATCCAACCTGATGGACGACGACGCAGCTTATCGCCACACGCTGGACGGCAAGCCGACCAACCTGGTCGAGCTGCCGATCCAGTGGATGAACGATGATGCCCCGTTCTTCCTGTTCCGGCCGGGCAGCCAGCGGCCGATTCAACCAGCCAGCCACGCCTTTGAGATCTGGACCGAAGAACTGGCTGCGCTGCACGACGAGCCGGGCAAGCTGTTTGTGCTAACGATGCACCCGCAGCTCAGTGGCCGCCCGAGTCGCGTGCGCATGCTGCGACGCTTCATCGCCTTTGCGCGCTCACTCGGCCACGTCGAGTTCCGTCGCTGCGGCGACGTGGCGGCCGAGATCGTGCGCTCGTAA